One segment of Phragmites australis chromosome 13, lpPhrAust1.1, whole genome shotgun sequence DNA contains the following:
- the LOC133887957 gene encoding putative lipoxygenase 5 isoform X1, whose product MTSMELLAGRSFLPGSAGAAAAGRDRIGGPCFAASLAVGRQGSGQRRGSLRSTATVGALAERVVVTPAPAERAGSGAATPEPHPQSVAARAVVTVRRRRKEDAKQRVVELLDAYADRVGRSVLLELISTETDPSKTSAPAAAASATRPAHLALGIPRCVASSNCTRKGGPKKSKRSGLVGWFEKKDVKAERVVYTAEFTVDAAFGEPGAVTVLNRHTREFFIESIVVEGFPSGPAHFTCNSWVQPSRVDRNPRVFFTNKPYLPSETPPGLRELRRQELTHLRGDGAGERRTTDRVYDYDVYNDLGHPDKGAEFARPVLGGEQLPYPRRMRTGRPRTVTGKRAESRVEYPEPIYVSRDEEFEEGKNEMLSEGALKALLHNFMPLLVSSVSPDIRDFAGFHDVDNLFKEGLRMKQALQDQLFQKIPFVRKIQENSEGLLRYDTPDIIKKDKFAWLRDDEFARQALAGINPVNIERLQAFPPVSKLDPAVYGPPESAIKEDHIIGQLDGMSVQQALQDNRLYMLDFHDIFLPFLDRINSQDGRKAYGTRTLFFLTATGTLKPIAIELCLPPMTDVCKRAKRVFTPPTDATSNWLWQLAKAHVCSNDAGVHQLINHWLRTHACMEPFIIAAHRQMSAMHPIFKLLKPHMRYTLKINALARQILINGDGVIESGFTPGRYCMEMSAFAYRELWRLDQEGLPADLIRRGMAVEDPTQPHGIRLLIEDYPYATDGLLLWSAISRWCDAYVAVYYPDDVAVQGDRELQSWYTEAVQTGHEDKRDAPWWPRLSTPSDLASLLTTLLWLTSAQHAALNFGQYPLGGYIPNRPPLMRRLVPAEGDPEYAHLVADPHRFFLSALPSLTQTTTFMTVIDTLSTHSADEEYLGERPDEEWTADPTALAAAREFADDVRRAEEEMERRNADTARRNRCGAGVLPYELMAPSSGPGITCRGVPNSVTI is encoded by the exons ATGACGTCGATGGAGCTGCTGGCCGGGAGATCATTCTTACCGGGCTCTgccggtgcggcggcggcgggccgggATCGGATAGGTGGGCCCTGTTTCGCCGCGAGCCTCGCGGTCGGGAGGCAGGGGAGCGGGCAGAGGAGGGGGTCGCTGAGGTCGACGGCGACGGTGGGAGCCCTGGCCGAGCGGGTCGTCGtgacgccggcgccggcggagagGGCCGGGTCGGGGGCTGCGACGCCGGAGCCGCACCCGCAGAGCGTGGCGGCGCGGGCCGTGGTGACGGTGCGGCGGAGGCGGAAGGAGGACGCCAAGCAGCGGGTCGTCGAGCTGCTGGACGCGTACGCTGACAGGGTCGGCCGGAGCGTACTCCTCGAGCTCATCAGCACGGAGACCGATCCAAGTAAGACttccgcccccgccgccgccgcctccgcgacGCGGCCGGCTCATCTCGCCCTTGGAATTCCACGTTGCGTTGCATCTTCGAATTGTACTA GAAAAGGGGGCCCCAAGAAGAGCAAGCGATCCGGGCTGGTGGGCTGGTTCGAGAAGAAGGACGTCAAGGCGGAGCGGGTGGTGTACACGGCGGAGTTCACCGTCGACGCGGCCTTCGGCGAGCCGGGCGCGGTGACCGTGCTCAACCGGCACACGCGCGAGTTCTTCATCGAGAGCATCGTCGTCGAAGGCTTCCCATCGGGCCCCGCGCACTTCACCTGCAACTCGTGGGTCCAGCCCAGCCGCGTGGACCGCAACCCGCGCGTGTTCTTTACCAACAAGCCGTACCTGCCGTCCGAGACTCCACCGGGGCTGCGGGAGCTCCGGCGGCAGGAGCTCACCCACCTGAGGggcgacggcgccggcgagcGCAGGACCACCGATCGGGTGTACGACTATGACGTGTACAACGACCTCGGCCACCCGGACAAGGGCGCCGAGTTCGCGCGCCCCGTCCTCGGCGGCGAGCAGCTGCCGTACCCGCGGCGGATGCGGACTGGCCGGCCCCGGACCGTCACAGGCAAGC GCGCGGAGAGCAGGGTGGAGTACCCGGAGCCCATCTACGTGTCGCGGGATGAGGAGTTCGAGGAGGGCAAGAACGAGATGCTGTCGGAGGGCGCGCTCAAGGCGCTTCTCCATAACTTCATGCCGCTGCTGGTGAGCTCCGTGTCGCCGGACATCCGGGACTTCGCCGGCTTCCACGACGTCGACAACCTCTTCAAGGAGGGCCTCCGGATGAAGCAGGCGCTGCAGGACCAGCTGTTCCAGAAGATCCCCTTCGTGCGCAAGATTCAGGAGAACAGCGAGGGCCTCCTCCGCTACGATACTCCCGACATCATCAAGA AGGACAAGTTCGCGTGGCTGCGCGACGACGAGTTCGCGCGGCAGGCGCTGGCTGGCATCAACCCCGTCAACATCGAGCGTCTTCAG GCGTTCCCGCCGGTTAGCAAGCTCGACCCAGCCGTGTACGGCCCGCCGGAGTCGGCCATCAAAGAGGACCACATCATCGGGCAGCTCGACGGCATGTCGGTGCAGCAGGCGCTGCAGGACAACAGGCTGTACATGCTGGACTTCCACGACATCTTCCTGCCGTTCCTGGACCGGATCAATTCGCAGGACGGGCGGAAGGCCTACGGCACGCGCACGCTCTTCTTCCTGACGGCCACGGGCACGCTGAAGCCCATCGCGATCGAGCTGTGCCTGCCGCCGATGACCGACGTCTGCAAGCGCGCAAAGCGGGTGTTCACGCCGCCCACCGACGCAACCAGCAACTGGCTTTGGCAGCTCGCCAAGGCACACGTCTGCTCCAACGACGCCGGCGTCCACCAGCTCATTAACCACTG GCTGAGGACGCACGCGTGCATGGAGCCCTTCATCATCGCGGCGCACCGGCAGATGAGCGCGATGCACCCGATCTTCAAGCTGCTCAAGCCGCACATGCGGTACACGCTCAAGATCAACGCGCTGGCGCGGCAGATCCTCATCAACGGCGACGGCGTCATCGAGTCGGGCTTCACCCCTGGACGCTACTGCATGGAGATGAGCGCGTTCGCGTACCGGGAGCTCTGGCGGCTCGACCAGGAGGGCCTCCCCGCCGATCTCATCAGAAG AGGCATGGCCGTGGAGGACCCGACGCAGCCGCACGGGATCCGGCTGCTCATCGAGGACTACCCGTACGCCACCGACGGGCTGCTCCTTTGGTCCGCCATCTCGCGGTGGTGTGATGCCTACGTGGCGGTCTACTACCCGGATGACGTGGCCGTGCAAGGCGACCGCGAGCTGCAGTCGTGGTACACCGAGGCCGTGCAGACGGGCCACGAAGACAAGCGCGACGCGCCCTGGTGGCCGCGCCTCTCGACGCCCTCCGACCTCGCGTCCCTGCTCACAACGCTGCTGTGGCTCACCTCGGCGCAGCACGCGGCGCTCAACTTCGGGCAGTACCCGCTGGGCGGGTACATCCCGAACCGTCCGCCGCTGATGCGGCGGCTGGTGCCGGCCGAGGGCGACCCGGAGTACGCGCACCTGGTGGCGGACCCGCACCGGTTCTTCCTCTCGGCGCTGCCCAGCCTGACGCAGACCACAACGTTCATGACGGTCATCGACACGCTGTCCACGCACTCCGCCGACGAGGAGTACCTCGGGGAGCGCCCCGACGAGGAGTGGACGGCGGACCCAACCGCGCTGGCTGCCGCGCGCGAGTTCGCGGACGACGTGCGCCGCgccgaggaggagatggagcgGCGCAACGCCGACACGGCACGGCGCAACCGGTGCGGCGCCGGCGTGCTGCCGTACGAGCTCATGGCGCCGTCGTCAGGGCCGGGCATCACCTGCCGAGGCGTTCCGAACAGCGTCACCATTTAG
- the LOC133887957 gene encoding putative lipoxygenase 5 isoform X2 yields MTSMELLAGRSFLPGSAGAAAAGRDRIGGPCFAASLAVGRQGSGQRRGSLRSTATVGALAERVVVTPAPAERAGSGAATPEPHPQSVAARAVVTVRRRRKEDAKQRVVELLDAYADRVGRSVLLELISTETDPRKGGPKKSKRSGLVGWFEKKDVKAERVVYTAEFTVDAAFGEPGAVTVLNRHTREFFIESIVVEGFPSGPAHFTCNSWVQPSRVDRNPRVFFTNKPYLPSETPPGLRELRRQELTHLRGDGAGERRTTDRVYDYDVYNDLGHPDKGAEFARPVLGGEQLPYPRRMRTGRPRTVTGKRAESRVEYPEPIYVSRDEEFEEGKNEMLSEGALKALLHNFMPLLVSSVSPDIRDFAGFHDVDNLFKEGLRMKQALQDQLFQKIPFVRKIQENSEGLLRYDTPDIIKKDKFAWLRDDEFARQALAGINPVNIERLQAFPPVSKLDPAVYGPPESAIKEDHIIGQLDGMSVQQALQDNRLYMLDFHDIFLPFLDRINSQDGRKAYGTRTLFFLTATGTLKPIAIELCLPPMTDVCKRAKRVFTPPTDATSNWLWQLAKAHVCSNDAGVHQLINHWLRTHACMEPFIIAAHRQMSAMHPIFKLLKPHMRYTLKINALARQILINGDGVIESGFTPGRYCMEMSAFAYRELWRLDQEGLPADLIRRGMAVEDPTQPHGIRLLIEDYPYATDGLLLWSAISRWCDAYVAVYYPDDVAVQGDRELQSWYTEAVQTGHEDKRDAPWWPRLSTPSDLASLLTTLLWLTSAQHAALNFGQYPLGGYIPNRPPLMRRLVPAEGDPEYAHLVADPHRFFLSALPSLTQTTTFMTVIDTLSTHSADEEYLGERPDEEWTADPTALAAAREFADDVRRAEEEMERRNADTARRNRCGAGVLPYELMAPSSGPGITCRGVPNSVTI; encoded by the exons ATGACGTCGATGGAGCTGCTGGCCGGGAGATCATTCTTACCGGGCTCTgccggtgcggcggcggcgggccgggATCGGATAGGTGGGCCCTGTTTCGCCGCGAGCCTCGCGGTCGGGAGGCAGGGGAGCGGGCAGAGGAGGGGGTCGCTGAGGTCGACGGCGACGGTGGGAGCCCTGGCCGAGCGGGTCGTCGtgacgccggcgccggcggagagGGCCGGGTCGGGGGCTGCGACGCCGGAGCCGCACCCGCAGAGCGTGGCGGCGCGGGCCGTGGTGACGGTGCGGCGGAGGCGGAAGGAGGACGCCAAGCAGCGGGTCGTCGAGCTGCTGGACGCGTACGCTGACAGGGTCGGCCGGAGCGTACTCCTCGAGCTCATCAGCACGGAGACCGATCCAA GAAAAGGGGGCCCCAAGAAGAGCAAGCGATCCGGGCTGGTGGGCTGGTTCGAGAAGAAGGACGTCAAGGCGGAGCGGGTGGTGTACACGGCGGAGTTCACCGTCGACGCGGCCTTCGGCGAGCCGGGCGCGGTGACCGTGCTCAACCGGCACACGCGCGAGTTCTTCATCGAGAGCATCGTCGTCGAAGGCTTCCCATCGGGCCCCGCGCACTTCACCTGCAACTCGTGGGTCCAGCCCAGCCGCGTGGACCGCAACCCGCGCGTGTTCTTTACCAACAAGCCGTACCTGCCGTCCGAGACTCCACCGGGGCTGCGGGAGCTCCGGCGGCAGGAGCTCACCCACCTGAGGggcgacggcgccggcgagcGCAGGACCACCGATCGGGTGTACGACTATGACGTGTACAACGACCTCGGCCACCCGGACAAGGGCGCCGAGTTCGCGCGCCCCGTCCTCGGCGGCGAGCAGCTGCCGTACCCGCGGCGGATGCGGACTGGCCGGCCCCGGACCGTCACAGGCAAGC GCGCGGAGAGCAGGGTGGAGTACCCGGAGCCCATCTACGTGTCGCGGGATGAGGAGTTCGAGGAGGGCAAGAACGAGATGCTGTCGGAGGGCGCGCTCAAGGCGCTTCTCCATAACTTCATGCCGCTGCTGGTGAGCTCCGTGTCGCCGGACATCCGGGACTTCGCCGGCTTCCACGACGTCGACAACCTCTTCAAGGAGGGCCTCCGGATGAAGCAGGCGCTGCAGGACCAGCTGTTCCAGAAGATCCCCTTCGTGCGCAAGATTCAGGAGAACAGCGAGGGCCTCCTCCGCTACGATACTCCCGACATCATCAAGA AGGACAAGTTCGCGTGGCTGCGCGACGACGAGTTCGCGCGGCAGGCGCTGGCTGGCATCAACCCCGTCAACATCGAGCGTCTTCAG GCGTTCCCGCCGGTTAGCAAGCTCGACCCAGCCGTGTACGGCCCGCCGGAGTCGGCCATCAAAGAGGACCACATCATCGGGCAGCTCGACGGCATGTCGGTGCAGCAGGCGCTGCAGGACAACAGGCTGTACATGCTGGACTTCCACGACATCTTCCTGCCGTTCCTGGACCGGATCAATTCGCAGGACGGGCGGAAGGCCTACGGCACGCGCACGCTCTTCTTCCTGACGGCCACGGGCACGCTGAAGCCCATCGCGATCGAGCTGTGCCTGCCGCCGATGACCGACGTCTGCAAGCGCGCAAAGCGGGTGTTCACGCCGCCCACCGACGCAACCAGCAACTGGCTTTGGCAGCTCGCCAAGGCACACGTCTGCTCCAACGACGCCGGCGTCCACCAGCTCATTAACCACTG GCTGAGGACGCACGCGTGCATGGAGCCCTTCATCATCGCGGCGCACCGGCAGATGAGCGCGATGCACCCGATCTTCAAGCTGCTCAAGCCGCACATGCGGTACACGCTCAAGATCAACGCGCTGGCGCGGCAGATCCTCATCAACGGCGACGGCGTCATCGAGTCGGGCTTCACCCCTGGACGCTACTGCATGGAGATGAGCGCGTTCGCGTACCGGGAGCTCTGGCGGCTCGACCAGGAGGGCCTCCCCGCCGATCTCATCAGAAG AGGCATGGCCGTGGAGGACCCGACGCAGCCGCACGGGATCCGGCTGCTCATCGAGGACTACCCGTACGCCACCGACGGGCTGCTCCTTTGGTCCGCCATCTCGCGGTGGTGTGATGCCTACGTGGCGGTCTACTACCCGGATGACGTGGCCGTGCAAGGCGACCGCGAGCTGCAGTCGTGGTACACCGAGGCCGTGCAGACGGGCCACGAAGACAAGCGCGACGCGCCCTGGTGGCCGCGCCTCTCGACGCCCTCCGACCTCGCGTCCCTGCTCACAACGCTGCTGTGGCTCACCTCGGCGCAGCACGCGGCGCTCAACTTCGGGCAGTACCCGCTGGGCGGGTACATCCCGAACCGTCCGCCGCTGATGCGGCGGCTGGTGCCGGCCGAGGGCGACCCGGAGTACGCGCACCTGGTGGCGGACCCGCACCGGTTCTTCCTCTCGGCGCTGCCCAGCCTGACGCAGACCACAACGTTCATGACGGTCATCGACACGCTGTCCACGCACTCCGCCGACGAGGAGTACCTCGGGGAGCGCCCCGACGAGGAGTGGACGGCGGACCCAACCGCGCTGGCTGCCGCGCGCGAGTTCGCGGACGACGTGCGCCGCgccgaggaggagatggagcgGCGCAACGCCGACACGGCACGGCGCAACCGGTGCGGCGCCGGCGTGCTGCCGTACGAGCTCATGGCGCCGTCGTCAGGGCCGGGCATCACCTGCCGAGGCGTTCCGAACAGCGTCACCATTTAG